One window of the Rufibacter radiotolerans genome contains the following:
- a CDS encoding AAA family ATPase, which translates to MDQASDTQDLVEVQVETLESEVKAFAESLPYWLQYLCEKLLAGETISDSHIDKSYTYFLEDAGLLTQTDRPELIINCTGDVSSAYKTNLILTKLQKVQGVNALVENQVLDFSPNVTIVYGINGSGKSSYVRLLKKAFVNKAADEPILPNVHFPSGHKEVKAGFSFSSTGEEYTLNYPDDCTQAEFHQFSVFDNKCAPVHLNNKNSFIFKPAGLCLFSDLIEAVKKVEEKISAEILLRTAKTDFTSSYDGTSEIKTLLAELSAKTNIETLRNYTPYTAEDKTSKRIAEEKKASLMLLKIDEKIADLNEKREQVETLKAAVATINRCFTAEQLIKAQTAINDCLVKEATAKKDGIENFKSDKIKDIGSVEWKAFIEAAESFAKKQVIEPLSYPSIDDNCLFCHQSLSEDAQKLVSNYWSFIKSQAEQDAKTAQAALGKAISVYEKINFNLLPDDNTITVWLSKNHSEKLISFKNSITTQQALCQDIISDITLKAANSHEEYQIDVDGLELIITDIDRQVKELNKKDPKAEIAEFDKQLDFLNHKEKLPQQLGAIEVYIKNLQWAAIATSNKSKIGKKKITDSEKQLSDKYFNQAYINAFNRISKELNGNFGVEINHTGVAGSSFRQLSLRGKQPSQILSEGEQKVIALADYLAEMELSIVNKGIIFDDPVTSLDNERKKQIADCLTKESKKRQVIIFTHDLVFFYHLKNFAKKHLSEMPNSFIHHSLIKDETKLCGKVIMNFSPANEGQYTDATKATEWLNKSKRVPDEEKLDCIKSGYSAIRASYEALAIFIIMGGVVQRFDPQIRMGRLKEVKFDKSLINKVIEKHGEISDLIEGHLPSDEFGITPDADMLDLQIQEFITLKEEFKKIRLN; encoded by the coding sequence ATGGACCAAGCCTCCGACACGCAGGATTTAGTAGAAGTACAGGTAGAAACATTAGAATCAGAAGTTAAAGCTTTTGCTGAATCCCTTCCTTATTGGCTTCAATATCTTTGTGAAAAACTTTTAGCAGGTGAGACTATTTCAGATAGTCATATTGATAAATCTTATACCTACTTTCTTGAAGATGCTGGTCTCTTAACTCAAACAGACAGGCCTGAGCTAATAATTAATTGTACAGGTGATGTTTCTTCTGCCTATAAGACTAATTTAATTCTTACAAAACTTCAAAAAGTACAAGGGGTGAATGCATTGGTTGAAAACCAAGTCTTAGATTTCAGTCCTAATGTTACTATTGTTTATGGGATCAATGGTTCTGGTAAATCTAGTTATGTAAGGTTGTTGAAAAAAGCTTTTGTTAACAAAGCCGCTGATGAGCCAATCCTACCCAATGTTCACTTCCCAAGCGGGCACAAAGAGGTAAAAGCAGGGTTTTCTTTTTCTTCAACTGGTGAGGAATATACGCTTAATTATCCAGATGATTGTACTCAGGCAGAGTTTCACCAATTCTCAGTGTTTGATAACAAATGCGCACCTGTCCATCTCAACAATAAAAACTCCTTCATTTTCAAGCCAGCTGGGTTGTGCCTTTTTTCTGACTTAATAGAAGCAGTGAAAAAAGTAGAAGAAAAAATTAGTGCTGAAATTCTATTAAGAACTGCTAAAACTGATTTTACCAGTTCTTACGATGGTACGTCTGAAATCAAGACCTTACTAGCCGAGCTCTCGGCTAAAACAAACATTGAAACACTAAGAAATTACACGCCTTATACGGCAGAAGATAAAACCAGTAAAAGGATAGCAGAAGAAAAGAAAGCTTCCTTAATGCTATTGAAAATAGATGAAAAGATTGCTGATCTTAATGAAAAGAGAGAGCAGGTAGAAACCCTAAAAGCTGCCGTCGCCACCATTAATAGGTGTTTTACCGCAGAGCAACTTATCAAAGCACAAACTGCTATCAATGATTGCCTTGTAAAAGAGGCAACCGCTAAAAAAGATGGTATAGAAAACTTTAAATCAGACAAAATTAAAGATATTGGTAGTGTCGAATGGAAAGCCTTTATAGAAGCGGCAGAAAGTTTCGCCAAAAAGCAAGTTATAGAACCTCTTTCTTACCCAAGTATAGATGATAATTGCCTCTTTTGCCACCAATCGCTCTCTGAAGATGCTCAGAAGCTTGTATCCAATTACTGGAGCTTTATAAAAAGCCAGGCAGAACAAGATGCCAAAACCGCACAAGCTGCCTTAGGTAAAGCCATATCAGTTTATGAGAAAATTAATTTTAACCTGCTGCCAGATGATAATACCATTACAGTTTGGTTGTCCAAGAACCATTCTGAAAAATTAATTTCTTTTAAAAATTCTATTACAACGCAGCAAGCCTTATGCCAGGACATTATTTCAGATATTACACTAAAGGCAGCAAACAGCCATGAAGAATATCAAATTGATGTAGATGGCCTTGAATTAATAATCACAGATATTGACAGGCAAGTAAAAGAACTTAACAAAAAAGACCCTAAAGCTGAAATTGCAGAGTTTGATAAGCAACTGGATTTTTTAAACCATAAAGAGAAATTGCCTCAGCAGCTAGGAGCCATAGAAGTTTATATCAAGAATCTACAGTGGGCAGCAATCGCAACTAGCAACAAAAGCAAAATAGGAAAGAAGAAAATAACCGACAGTGAAAAACAGTTATCTGACAAATATTTCAACCAAGCCTATATAAACGCCTTCAATAGAATTTCAAAAGAACTTAACGGAAACTTTGGGGTTGAAATTAACCACACTGGTGTAGCTGGTTCTTCTTTTAGACAACTCTCTCTGAGAGGAAAGCAGCCCTCTCAGATTCTAAGTGAAGGTGAACAGAAAGTCATTGCTCTTGCTGATTACTTAGCCGAAATGGAACTCTCCATCGTAAACAAAGGAATCATTTTTGATGATCCTGTTACATCTTTAGACAATGAAAGGAAAAAGCAAATTGCTGACTGCTTGACTAAGGAAAGCAAAAAAAGGCAAGTTATTATCTTTACACATGATTTAGTATTCTTCTATCATCTTAAAAATTTTGCTAAGAAGCATTTATCAGAAATGCCGAATAGCTTTATTCACCATTCATTAATTAAAGATGAAACTAAGCTATGTGGGAAAGTGATTATGAATTTTAGTCCTGCAAATGAAGGACAATATACAGATGCTACAAAAGCTACAGAATGGCTTAATAAAAGCAAAAGGGTTCCAGATGAAGAAAAATTAGATTGCATCAAATCAGGCTACTCGGCTATTCGTGCTTCTTATGAAGCGCTAGCAATTTTTATAATAATGGGCGGAGTTGTTCAGCGTTTTGATCCACAAATCAGAATGGGACGATTAAAGGAAGTAAAATTTGATAAATCCCTTATAAATAAAGTGATAGAAAAGCATGGTGAAATTTCAGATTTAATCGAAGGTCATTTGCCATCAGATGAATTTGGAATAACACCAGATGCTGATATGCTTGACCTCCAAATACAAGAATTTATAACTTTAAAGGAGGAATTTAAAAAGATTAGACTCAATTGA
- a CDS encoding helix-turn-helix domain-containing protein translates to MVRHLKKIESFGIHLRKIREDKGLSQQALADMADITKMSILRIENGRNAPSLDMLLSLSEALEIPFLELMDFEKKS, encoded by the coding sequence ATGGTGCGGCACCTCAAGAAGATAGAGTCATTCGGAATACACCTTAGAAAAATTAGGGAAGACAAGGGCCTTTCCCAGCAGGCCTTGGCAGATATGGCAGATATTACCAAAATGAGTATACTGCGTATTGAGAATGGTAGGAACGCCCCATCCTTGGACATGCTCCTCTCCTTAAGTGAGGCATTGGAGATTCCTTTCCTGGAGTTGATGGATTTCGAGAAAAAGAGTTAA
- a CDS encoding DJ-1/PfpI family protein, which yields MNKHKIVSLSFFSGLLVLCTGFYLALHPVMAQGLKVYRGKDNLNWPSPAFYKGEKTVFVIASNEGTEMFDLMAPFYLFNATGQANVYVVSEEKAPVLLVNSLFILPHYSFREIDSLGIQPDVIVVPNLTVHLKSPPRPSTVAWVRKQYTGKNILLAICDGAATAAATGLYDGLPITTHSSDWGKLEKLYPRGDWKKGLSYTRSGNLYSTAGVSNATEGSLAVIEAMFGQETMLKVMREVRYPHAEVKTGHANETVSAAAIATIVKKVLFKHDRDLGVLLQEGADEFELGSVLDTYSRTFPASLNTFALDGGSVSSKFGLTLLPTGNLQVGRLDELHILRPETFPGEAACPIEYRELVEYGETPKYPFEVCLDRIGSLYGHGFRKAVKLTLDYN from the coding sequence GTGAACAAACACAAAATAGTATCGCTCTCCTTTTTCAGTGGCCTTCTGGTACTATGCACCGGATTTTACCTGGCGCTTCACCCCGTTATGGCGCAAGGCCTGAAAGTCTACCGGGGCAAGGATAACCTCAACTGGCCCAGCCCGGCGTTTTACAAGGGGGAAAAGACCGTTTTCGTCATCGCCAGCAACGAGGGGACGGAGATGTTTGACCTTATGGCGCCCTTCTACCTGTTCAACGCCACTGGGCAGGCAAATGTGTACGTGGTGTCTGAGGAGAAGGCGCCTGTGCTGCTGGTCAACAGCCTCTTCATCCTTCCCCATTACTCTTTCCGGGAGATAGACTCCCTGGGAATCCAGCCTGATGTTATCGTCGTCCCCAACCTGACGGTTCACCTCAAGTCGCCACCCAGGCCCTCCACGGTCGCCTGGGTCAGGAAACAGTACACCGGAAAGAATATCCTTCTGGCCATCTGTGACGGGGCAGCGACAGCCGCCGCAACCGGGCTCTATGACGGCCTGCCTATCACCACGCACTCAAGTGACTGGGGAAAACTTGAAAAACTCTACCCCAGGGGCGATTGGAAAAAGGGCCTGAGCTACACCAGGTCCGGAAACCTGTATAGCACGGCCGGGGTTTCCAATGCCACCGAGGGGAGCCTAGCCGTAATAGAGGCGATGTTTGGGCAAGAGACGATGCTAAAGGTGATGAGGGAGGTGCGCTATCCCCACGCTGAGGTTAAGACAGGCCATGCGAATGAGACTGTGAGCGCCGCAGCGATTGCGACCATAGTGAAAAAAGTCCTGTTCAAGCATGACCGGGACTTAGGCGTGCTACTGCAGGAAGGAGCCGATGAGTTCGAGCTGGGCTCCGTCCTAGATACCTACTCCCGCACCTTCCCCGCCTCCCTCAACACCTTTGCTTTGGATGGCGGTTCCGTTTCCTCCAAGTTCGGGTTAACTTTGCTCCCCACCGGTAACCTGCAGGTGGGACGCTTGGACGAACTCCACATCCTCAGGCCGGAGACCTTCCCCGGGGAAGCGGCCTGCCCCATTGAATACAGGGAACTGGTGGAGTATGGGGAGACTCCTAAGTATCCTTTTGAGGTCTGTTTGGACAGGATCGGAAGCCTGTACGGGCATGGCTTCCGGAAGGCAGTCAAGCTGACATTGGATTACAACTAA
- a CDS encoding GlxA family transcriptional regulator — MKVAFIIPPFVELLDLAGPLQVFTEARSSGLDVRLEFYSYQPESVSSAGLPMGKVSDYREAALGEGDFLFLPGMEFEYLNSAAFRGEADFFSWVRQTADRQVTVCSVCNAAYVLGEAGLLDQRECTTHWRRVKDLQDRFPRAKVIGDVLFVKQDNIYTSAGISAGIDLALSVLEDLKGAFFTHRIARGLVVYHRRGQNHRQESVYLDYRNHLNPQVHEVQDHLVSNLAGDNSIETLASLVAMSPRNLSRVFKENTGTTISEYLTRLRVERARTLLSNPYYTVDYVAAQCGFKTPRQLQRILKGHP; from the coding sequence ATGAAAGTAGCCTTCATCATTCCCCCCTTCGTTGAACTCCTGGACCTGGCGGGCCCGCTGCAGGTATTCACAGAGGCACGGTCCTCGGGCTTGGACGTCCGGCTGGAGTTCTATTCCTACCAGCCCGAAAGTGTGAGCAGCGCCGGGTTACCGATGGGGAAGGTGTCCGATTACCGGGAGGCTGCGCTGGGGGAGGGGGATTTCCTTTTCCTCCCTGGGATGGAGTTCGAATATCTCAACAGCGCGGCATTCAGGGGAGAGGCGGATTTCTTCTCCTGGGTGAGGCAAACCGCCGACAGGCAGGTGACGGTGTGCTCCGTCTGCAATGCCGCGTACGTCCTGGGGGAGGCAGGCTTGCTGGACCAGCGGGAATGCACGACCCACTGGAGGAGGGTGAAGGATCTGCAGGACCGGTTTCCCCGGGCGAAGGTCATTGGGGACGTATTGTTCGTAAAGCAGGACAATATCTACACCAGCGCGGGGATAAGCGCCGGGATTGACCTGGCCCTTTCCGTATTGGAGGACCTGAAGGGGGCTTTCTTTACCCACCGGATAGCGCGGGGCCTGGTGGTGTACCACCGCCGAGGCCAAAACCACCGGCAGGAAAGCGTTTACCTGGATTACCGCAACCACCTCAATCCCCAAGTCCATGAGGTGCAGGACCACCTTGTCTCCAATTTGGCGGGGGACAACAGCATAGAGACCCTGGCCTCTCTGGTGGCGATGAGCCCCCGGAACCTTAGCAGGGTCTTCAAGGAAAACACGGGGACCACCATCTCGGAATACCTCACCCGGCTCAGGGTGGAGAGGGCGAGGACACTTCTAAGCAACCCCTATTACACGGTGGACTATGTGGCGGCCCAGTGCGGCTTCAAAACGCCCCGGCAACTGCAGAGAATACTGAAGGGGCATCCATAA
- a CDS encoding type I restriction endonuclease: protein MLRNNAFKEANQLAIVSNRRHIPNLIIFVNSLPLVLFEFKNLFNQDSTIEPAFH from the coding sequence ATCCTAAGGAACAATGCCTTTAAGGAAGCCAACCAACTTGCCATTGTGAGTAATCGCAGACACATTCCTAACCTTATCATCTTTGTAAACAGCCTGCCGCTGGTACTCTTTGAGTTCAAGAACCTGTTCAACCAAGACTCTACCATTGAGCCCGCCTTCCACTAG
- a CDS encoding magnesium transporter CorA family protein gives MKKVLVSGGASAWQWIDLENPSEAELLAVAAEFGLHRTSVVDSLQPEHLPKYEAIGATAFMITRVFDSGADREADTIQELTNKVGIFYAEGYIITIHRGSSLLIQDIQEKYVATGLVNSTSELLLKLVKAIFKTYESPAHKLAEELDFYEAKTFLNQKMPPLIKGLYHLKRKATVCRRVLRLSEVVIDSMGQAGFQATAVQDLRDLYIHLQTQLEEVNEGTNNLINTYLSLSSQKTNEVMRVLTLFSAFFLPLTFIAGIYGMNFEFMPELRKTYGYPGALLAMGVVALAIYLWFRKKNWL, from the coding sequence ATGAAGAAAGTACTGGTATCCGGGGGAGCCTCCGCCTGGCAGTGGATAGACCTGGAGAACCCCTCAGAGGCCGAACTCCTGGCGGTGGCGGCTGAGTTCGGGCTGCACCGCACCTCCGTGGTGGATTCCCTCCAGCCAGAGCATTTACCTAAGTATGAGGCCATCGGGGCAACGGCCTTCATGATTACGCGGGTATTCGACAGCGGGGCCGACCGGGAGGCGGACACCATCCAGGAACTCACCAACAAGGTGGGCATCTTCTACGCCGAGGGCTATATCATCACCATCCACCGGGGCTCCTCCCTGCTGATCCAGGACATACAGGAGAAATACGTGGCCACCGGGCTCGTGAATTCCACCTCTGAGTTGCTGCTGAAGCTGGTCAAGGCCATCTTCAAAACCTATGAGTCCCCGGCCCATAAATTGGCCGAGGAACTGGACTTCTACGAGGCCAAAACCTTCCTGAACCAGAAGATGCCCCCGCTCATCAAGGGGCTCTACCACCTCAAGCGGAAGGCCACGGTGTGCCGCCGCGTGCTGCGCCTGTCCGAGGTGGTCATCGACAGCATGGGGCAGGCCGGCTTCCAGGCCACCGCCGTGCAGGACCTCAGGGATTTGTACATCCACCTGCAGACGCAGCTCGAGGAGGTGAACGAAGGCACCAACAACCTCATCAACACCTACCTCTCGCTCTCCTCCCAGAAAACCAACGAGGTGATGCGGGTGCTGACCCTTTTCTCCGCCTTCTTCCTGCCCCTCACCTTCATTGCCGGCATCTACGGGATGAACTTCGAGTTCATGCCCGAACTCAGGAAAACCTACGGGTACCCCGGCGCGCTGTTGGCCATGGGGGTGGTGGCCCTTGCCATCTACCTGTGGTTCCGGAAGAAGAACTGGCTGTAG
- a CDS encoding recombinase family protein produces MKAALYLRVSTAKQNTGRQLHELQDYAQRNGYEVVYKACETVSGTRNRYQRPGMEKVLEMARSGEITEVVCMELSRLGRDAMDVRNIILELAESGVCTHVVNRNLRSLDKRRKKDNVTMMVLGILADLAEMERESTVERIVSGQQEAKRQGKHIARPKGTVKSTEQFLRENKRIVDYLNEGRCSIREIATLCAVSPNTVMKTKRAISTESAVSATVISPGIG; encoded by the coding sequence ATGAAAGCAGCCCTTTACCTACGCGTCTCCACCGCCAAGCAGAACACCGGCCGCCAACTTCACGAACTACAAGACTATGCCCAGAGAAATGGCTACGAGGTGGTTTATAAGGCCTGTGAGACAGTCTCCGGCACAAGGAACAGATATCAGCGCCCGGGCATGGAGAAGGTGCTGGAGATGGCCAGAAGCGGCGAGATCACGGAGGTGGTCTGTATGGAGCTGTCCAGGCTGGGTAGGGACGCCATGGACGTACGCAATATCATCCTGGAATTAGCAGAGTCAGGCGTCTGCACCCACGTGGTGAACCGGAACCTTCGCTCTCTTGACAAGAGAAGGAAGAAAGACAACGTCACCATGATGGTCCTTGGTATCCTGGCGGACCTGGCCGAGATGGAGCGGGAGTCCACCGTGGAAAGGATCGTCTCGGGGCAGCAGGAGGCCAAACGACAGGGCAAGCACATTGCCCGCCCCAAGGGGACCGTGAAGAGTACAGAGCAGTTCCTGCGGGAGAACAAGAGGATTGTTGACTACCTGAATGAGGGCCGTTGCTCTATCAGGGAAATCGCCACCCTATGCGCTGTCTCCCCCAACACCGTGATGAAGACCAAGCGCGCTATAAGTACAGAAAGTGCGGTAAGTGCAACGGTAATTAGTCCTGGAATAGGCTGA
- a CDS encoding vWA domain-containing protein, producing MNWYLPFTSMEFFFLLLFVVLYGGYLFRIKSLAHLFKQKANAVWVKAVIRTIYMGLLVVALLGPSFGAMTKEIRTNGKDIFVAVDLSASMKAIDVPPSRLQKVKLELRDFIKNTNADRVGLLGFSSEAFVISPLTYDQSALELYMQSLRTGLATPGAAQLKPTLELALQKFKETAGARDTERSKILVIFSDGETFGESLQTAANGLRNQGVRVFCVGVGTYTGGKIPEGRGFKKQKDGQAIITRLEPEAMKDIATRTNGDYFEINQNINEMPRLLSAVNAVESELRQTKVMEVSANKYLYPLLAALLLIALDVLWTLQVLRI from the coding sequence ATGAATTGGTACCTACCCTTTACCTCCATGGAGTTCTTTTTCCTGCTCCTGTTTGTGGTGCTCTACGGAGGGTATCTTTTCAGGATCAAAAGCCTGGCGCACTTGTTTAAGCAGAAGGCCAACGCTGTTTGGGTAAAGGCTGTTATCCGGACTATTTATATGGGGCTGCTGGTAGTGGCCTTGTTGGGGCCTTCGTTTGGGGCCATGACCAAGGAGATCCGGACCAACGGGAAAGATATATTTGTGGCCGTAGACCTCTCGGCCTCCATGAAAGCCATTGACGTGCCTCCCTCCCGCTTACAGAAAGTAAAGCTGGAACTGCGGGACTTCATCAAAAACACCAACGCAGACCGGGTGGGGCTCCTGGGTTTTTCCTCAGAGGCCTTTGTCATCAGTCCGCTCACCTATGACCAGAGCGCGCTGGAACTGTACATGCAGTCGCTCCGGACGGGGTTAGCCACCCCTGGGGCAGCCCAACTTAAACCTACCCTGGAACTGGCCCTTCAGAAATTCAAAGAAACCGCGGGCGCCCGTGATACGGAAAGGTCAAAGATCCTGGTGATTTTCTCTGATGGCGAAACCTTTGGCGAAAGCCTGCAAACGGCGGCCAACGGCCTCCGAAACCAGGGCGTGCGGGTGTTTTGCGTAGGCGTGGGCACCTATACCGGAGGGAAGATTCCAGAGGGCCGCGGGTTTAAAAAACAAAAGGATGGCCAGGCCATTATTACCCGTCTGGAGCCCGAGGCCATGAAAGATATTGCCACCAGAACCAATGGAGATTACTTTGAGATAAATCAGAATATTAATGAGATGCCCCGGCTGTTAAGCGCTGTCAATGCTGTAGAGAGCGAATTACGGCAGACCAAGGTCATGGAAGTATCTGCAAACAAATACCTGTACCCCTTGCTGGCGGCCCTTTTGCTCATTGCGCTGGATGTTTTATGGACCTTACAGGTGCTTAGGATATGA